A stretch of Leisingera sp. S132 DNA encodes these proteins:
- a CDS encoding TolC family outer membrane protein, protein MRMKFPASVFKAFVFAGSVTATVLVPLKAAADNLSDAMIGAYKTSGLLEQNRALLRVADEDVAIALSQLRPLIQWTVTASHNYSRGANQFGNFNELTSNDISTQLQLTQLLYDGGETRLRKDAAQELVLATRQQLLGVEQQVLLSAVQAYVGVLQGQENVALRRNNLRLLQEEQKAAQDRFEVGEVTRTDVALAESRVAAARANLTDAEGILLTARATYQQVVGHAPGSIAGQPRLPSRSSSLDRAQSIAQRNQPDLLAQQHTVKAADILVQAATRALGPSVSFRATAGLSDNINDGTGISSDATASVVMSQDLYAGGRNAATRRRAIASADAERGTLISTQRSVRQAVSAAFYNAETARVSLISSGERVRASKVAFDGIREEATLGARTTLDVLQAEQEYLDAQTEQVNSRADQAIAAYQLLQSQGLLTAEHLGLAVEIYDPTLYYNLVKDAPAQHSKRGKDLDRVLKALGRN, encoded by the coding sequence ATGCGAATGAAATTTCCTGCGAGTGTGTTTAAGGCTTTTGTGTTTGCCGGCAGCGTGACAGCCACTGTGCTGGTGCCGCTCAAGGCGGCTGCGGACAACCTGTCCGATGCGATGATCGGCGCGTATAAGACCAGCGGCCTGCTGGAGCAGAACCGGGCGCTGCTGCGCGTTGCAGATGAGGATGTTGCGATCGCGCTGTCGCAGCTGCGCCCGCTGATCCAATGGACCGTCACCGCCAGCCACAACTATTCCCGCGGCGCCAATCAGTTCGGCAATTTCAACGAGCTCACCAGCAACGACATCAGCACCCAGCTGCAGCTGACCCAGCTGCTTTACGACGGCGGCGAGACGCGCCTGCGCAAGGACGCTGCGCAGGAACTGGTGCTGGCCACCCGCCAGCAGCTGCTCGGGGTGGAACAGCAGGTGCTCCTGTCCGCGGTGCAGGCCTATGTCGGCGTGCTGCAGGGGCAGGAAAACGTCGCCCTGCGCCGCAACAACCTGCGCCTGCTGCAGGAAGAGCAGAAGGCCGCCCAGGACCGTTTCGAGGTCGGCGAGGTCACCCGCACCGATGTCGCCCTGGCCGAAAGCCGGGTCGCCGCCGCCCGCGCCAACCTGACCGATGCCGAGGGCATCCTGCTGACCGCCCGCGCCACCTATCAGCAGGTTGTCGGCCACGCGCCCGGCAGCATCGCCGGCCAGCCGCGGCTTCCCTCCCGGTCCTCCTCGCTGGACCGCGCGCAATCCATTGCGCAGCGCAACCAGCCGGATCTGCTGGCGCAGCAGCACACGGTCAAGGCCGCCGATATCCTGGTCCAGGCCGCAACCCGCGCCCTGGGGCCGAGCGTCAGCTTCCGCGCCACCGCCGGGCTGAGCGACAACATCAACGACGGCACCGGCATCAGTTCGGATGCAACGGCGTCGGTGGTCATGTCGCAGGATCTGTATGCCGGCGGCCGCAACGCCGCCACCCGGCGCCGCGCCATTGCCAGCGCCGATGCGGAGCGCGGCACCCTGATCTCCACCCAGCGGTCGGTGCGCCAGGCGGTCAGCGCCGCCTTCTACAATGCCGAAACCGCCCGCGTCAGCCTGATCTCCTCGGGCGAGCGGGTGCGCGCCTCCAAGGTCGCCTTTGACGGTATCCGCGAGGAAGCCACCCTCGGCGCGCGCACCACGCTTGACGTGCTGCAGGCAGAGCAGGAATACCTCGACGCCCAGACAGAGCAGGTGAACTCCCGTGCCGACCAGGCCATCGCCGCCTACCAGCTGCTGCAGTCGCAGGGCCTGCTGACCGCCGAACACCTCGGCCTGGCGGTGGAGATCTATGACCCGACGCTCTATTACAACCTGGTCAAGGACGCGCCGGCCCAGCACAGCAAGCGCGGCAAGGATCTGGACCGCGTGCTCAAGGCCTTGGGGCGGAACTGA
- a CDS encoding protein-L-isoaspartate O-methyltransferase, with translation MPEFTERRRMMVDTQIRPSDVTKYPIIEAMLAVPREKFVPDAQREGAYADQNVPLGGGRVLLEPRTLAKMLDAVDLQNDELVLDVACGLGYSTAVAAQIAQMVIGVEEDEDMAADAQELLSETGADNAIVHTGPLAEGAAEHGAYDVILVQGGAEELPAALLDQLKDGGRVAALMMTGSLGEVKIGYKAGGRISWRFEFNASAPVLPGFAAAREFAL, from the coding sequence ATGCCAGAATTCACTGAGCGCCGCCGCATGATGGTGGATACCCAGATCCGTCCCTCGGATGTCACCAAATACCCGATCATCGAGGCCATGCTGGCAGTCCCGCGGGAGAAATTCGTGCCCGATGCGCAGCGCGAGGGGGCTTACGCGGATCAGAACGTGCCGCTGGGCGGCGGCCGGGTGCTGCTGGAGCCGCGCACCCTGGCCAAGATGCTGGATGCGGTGGATCTGCAGAACGACGAGCTGGTGCTCGATGTGGCCTGCGGGCTTGGCTATTCCACGGCTGTTGCGGCGCAGATCGCGCAGATGGTGATCGGCGTCGAGGAAGACGAGGATATGGCCGCGGACGCCCAAGAGCTGCTGTCCGAAACCGGCGCCGACAATGCCATCGTGCACACCGGCCCGCTGGCCGAAGGCGCGGCGGAACATGGCGCCTATGACGTGATCCTGGTGCAGGGCGGCGCCGAGGAGCTGCCCGCAGCATTGCTGGACCAGCTCAAGGACGGCGGCCGGGTTGCGGCGCTGATGATGACCGGCAGCCTGGGCGAGGTGAAGATCGGCTACAAGGCCGGCGGCCGGATTTCCTGGCGGTTTGAATTCAACGCCAGCGCCCCGGTGCTGCCGGGCTTTGCCGCGGCACGGGAGTTCGCGCTCTGA